The proteins below are encoded in one region of Nitrospirota bacterium:
- a CDS encoding 2-oxoacid:ferredoxin oxidoreductase subunit beta: protein MELTVLNNNVQLKPKEYRSTIEPTWCPGCGDFAVTAAICNAFSSLGVNPDNAVLVSGIGCSSRLPLWMRSFGFHSCHGRAVPVAVGMKLSRPELLIAITIGDGDAYSIGGGHLPHAARRNIDLTLIVMDNQIYALTKKQVSPTSREGMKGSLTPFGTLDSPMNPLTLMLTYGATFVAQAFAGNPKVTGDIIKQAIEHKGFSFINIISPCPTFNTIDTFEYYRPRIYSIEDLHADKTDRINAYELAESSLDHTKNPEAKVPVGVFYKVDKPTYDSKVAVLKVKYKGTDTPDLKAIYNRFRA, encoded by the coding sequence ATGGAATTGACAGTATTGAATAATAATGTCCAGTTAAAACCCAAGGAGTACAGGAGTACAATCGAGCCTACATGGTGTCCTGGTTGCGGAGACTTTGCAGTAACAGCGGCTATCTGCAATGCATTCAGCTCGCTTGGGGTAAATCCTGATAATGCAGTCCTTGTTTCGGGGATAGGGTGTTCCAGCCGTCTCCCGCTCTGGATGAGGAGCTTTGGATTTCACTCATGTCATGGAAGGGCGGTGCCTGTAGCAGTGGGAATGAAACTGTCACGTCCGGAATTATTAATTGCTATTACTATTGGAGATGGTGATGCCTATTCAATTGGCGGAGGACATTTACCACATGCCGCACGCAGAAACATAGACCTGACACTGATCGTAATGGATAACCAGATTTACGCATTAACAAAAAAACAGGTTTCACCAACAAGCCGTGAAGGGATGAAAGGGAGTCTTACACCATTCGGGACGCTCGATTCTCCTATGAATCCCTTGACACTTATGCTGACCTACGGGGCAACATTTGTGGCACAGGCATTTGCAGGTAATCCAAAGGTCACAGGGGATATAATCAAACAGGCTATTGAACACAAAGGCTTTTCTTTCATAAACATCATCTCCCCATGCCCGACCTTTAACACAATAGACACATTTGAATATTACAGACCCAGGATTTACAGTATCGAAGATCTTCATGCTGATAAGACAGACAGGATAAATGCCTACGAGCTTGCAGAAAGCTCCCTTGACCACACAAAAAATCCTGAGGCAAAAGTACCGGTTGGAGTTTTTTATAAAGTAGATAAACCGACTTACGATTCCAAGGTAGCCGTATTGAAGGTTAAATACAAAGGCACAGATACACCGGATCTAAAGGCCATTTATAATAGATTCAGGGCGTAA
- a CDS encoding DUF4292 domain-containing protein — MISFLISTLIPITFFFNTLTTNFERTVIENNKEEITKGVIYYQSEQKITVEIQYPVKQVLIFHKNKLELFYPDKNKVLILSSESSFPLAFLYNFLYALKEDFGLSEIGYKVKNHEFKNNIIYTNWVLSVNNSDKEENYYFIIGKEKEMIVSAESKNSKGQLLHKIEFKNHVKLDKKYFPSEIISVYNNESGKESTKEIVKFSEIEINKKIPDKIFNFKIPLDAKIEELHM, encoded by the coding sequence GTGATTTCATTCTTAATAAGTACATTAATACCGATAACTTTTTTCTTTAATACACTCACAACTAATTTTGAAAGAACTGTTATTGAAAATAATAAAGAAGAGATAACCAAGGGTGTTATCTATTATCAATCTGAACAAAAAATAACAGTAGAAATACAATATCCTGTAAAACAGGTTCTAATTTTCCATAAAAATAAGTTGGAACTTTTCTATCCGGATAAAAACAAAGTTCTTATCTTATCCTCTGAAAGTTCATTTCCCCTGGCCTTTCTTTATAATTTTCTTTATGCACTAAAAGAAGATTTTGGTTTGTCAGAAATTGGGTATAAAGTAAAGAATCACGAATTCAAAAATAATATTATTTATACAAATTGGGTGCTATCTGTCAATAACTCAGATAAAGAAGAAAATTATTATTTTATAATTGGAAAGGAGAAAGAAATGATTGTTTCTGCAGAGTCAAAGAATTCAAAGGGGCAATTGCTGCATAAAATAGAATTTAAAAATCATGTTAAATTAGATAAAAAATACTTCCCCTCTGAAATTATTTCCGTTTACAACAATGAATCAGGTAAAGAATCAACAAAAGAAATAGTAAAATTCTCAGAGATAGAAATTAATAAAAAGATACCCGATAAAATTTTCAATTTCAAAATACCGTTGGATGCAAAAATTGAAGAACTACACATGTAA
- a CDS encoding tetratricopeptide repeat protein encodes MNYHIRTIFNLIIFLLFITVSDSYANSLLKTGDQFLQNSNYDEAITEYKRFIFFHKEDPLASYAYYQISQAYRELNNWDEAISAINKSIYLTEDDLQKELWIIDKAVILIASSNHSLAQQELLKLYYYTEYSDVKRQSLYYLIIDFIFLHDWKSVQEYLHIYVRNYSSDETTSAIAIDHLSDEVRLFRYKSESRAKFLSTFLPGAGQIYSDNLWDGIKSLGTNVTFATISINLLQDGLYTDGAMVFLFFFSRYYMGNRYQAVQSAKKHNNDIDKKLERIYFEFLTSKFEI; translated from the coding sequence ATGAACTACCATATCCGGACGATTTTTAATTTAATTATCTTTTTACTATTTATCACTGTTAGTGATAGTTATGCAAACAGTCTCCTTAAAACGGGTGACCAGTTCCTGCAAAATTCTAACTATGATGAGGCTATTACAGAATATAAGAGATTTATCTTTTTTCACAAGGAAGACCCTCTCGCAAGTTATGCCTATTATCAAATTAGTCAGGCATATAGGGAATTAAATAATTGGGATGAAGCGATTAGTGCAATAAATAAAAGTATTTATCTTACAGAAGATGATTTGCAAAAGGAATTGTGGATAATTGATAAAGCAGTAATCCTTATTGCAAGCAGTAACCACAGTCTGGCCCAACAGGAATTGTTAAAATTATATTATTATACTGAATATTCAGATGTGAAACGGCAATCATTATATTATTTGATTATAGACTTCATATTCCTCCATGACTGGAAATCTGTACAAGAATATCTTCATATATATGTTAGAAACTATTCAAGCGATGAAACTACTTCTGCAATTGCTATAGATCATTTATCAGATGAGGTTAGGCTTTTTCGCTATAAATCTGAAAGTAGAGCAAAATTTCTTTCTACTTTTTTACCTGGTGCCGGACAAATTTATTCAGATAACTTGTGGGATGGCATAAAGTCACTCGGAACCAATGTAACTTTTGCAACAATCTCCATTAATCTGCTACAGGATGGCCTTTATACGGATGGGGCTATGGTATTCCTGTTCTTTTTTAGCAGATATTATATGGGAAATCGTTATCAGGCTGTACAATCAGCGAAAAAGCATAATAATGATATAGACAAAAAACTTGAAAGAATTTATTTTGAATTCCTAACATCAAAATTTGAAATTTAA
- a CDS encoding UPF0175 family protein gives MEKEMVTINIPSEILPLVARKRKDVPSRVFEFLILELYRLGDISSGKAAQLLEMERFEFVRFASRLGIPFIDLEREELTKDYKQAHKVAGK, from the coding sequence ATGGAAAAGGAAATGGTGACTATAAACATCCCTTCTGAAATCCTGCCTTTAGTAGCAAGGAAGAGAAAGGATGTTCCATCACGGGTTTTTGAATTTCTGATACTTGAACTCTACAGATTAGGGGATATATCCAGCGGCAAGGCCGCTCAGTTGCTTGAAATGGAACGCTTTGAATTTGTACGTTTTGCTTCACGACTCGGAATTCCCTTTATTGATTTGGAAAGAGAGGAACTTACGAAGGATTATAAACAGGCTCATAAGGTGGCAGGAAAATAA
- the rsmI gene encoding 16S rRNA (cytidine(1402)-2'-O)-methyltransferase: protein MKTGILYIVSTPIGNLEDITLRALNVLKSVQVVASEDTRHTQVLLQHYNIYTPQTSYHDHNKEEKGEVLIGRLKEGNDIALVSDAGTPGISDPGYYLINRAIEEEITISPIPGPTASIAALSISGLPTDSFAFEGFLPVKRVARQKKLRTLLTEHRTIIIYEAPHRLLSTLEDIKEISGDRRIAITRELTKVFEEIIRGRVSEIIARISNRKLKGEITIILEGAKIEGAGDGINLQDYLKILIEEKGMSLKDAVSKASADLDIPRNKVYKEAILLVSGSNVR, encoded by the coding sequence ATGAAAACAGGCATTCTCTACATAGTCAGCACGCCAATCGGCAATCTTGAAGACATTACGCTTCGTGCGCTCAATGTCTTGAAATCAGTTCAGGTAGTTGCATCTGAAGATACACGGCATACTCAGGTATTGCTCCAGCACTACAATATTTATACACCTCAGACGAGTTACCATGACCACAATAAAGAAGAAAAGGGTGAGGTACTTATAGGCCGGTTAAAAGAAGGGAATGATATTGCACTTGTGTCTGATGCCGGGACGCCTGGGATTTCAGACCCCGGATACTATCTTATAAATCGGGCAATTGAAGAGGAAATTACTATCTCTCCTATACCCGGCCCAACAGCATCTATTGCAGCTCTTTCCATATCAGGCCTTCCGACGGATTCCTTCGCGTTTGAAGGATTCCTGCCGGTAAAACGTGTTGCAAGACAAAAGAAACTCAGAACCCTATTAACAGAACACCGCACTATCATAATTTACGAAGCCCCTCACAGGCTATTATCAACTCTCGAAGATATAAAGGAAATATCAGGGGACAGAAGGATAGCCATAACTCGAGAACTTACCAAGGTATTTGAAGAGATTATAAGAGGCAGGGTGTCTGAGATTATTGCCAGAATCTCCAACAGGAAACTGAAGGGTGAGATTACAATAATACTTGAAGGGGCAAAGATTGAAGGTGCCGGAGATGGTATCAATTTACAGGACTATCTGAAAATACTTATAGAGGAAAAGGGGATGAGCCTCAAAGACGCCGTCAGCAAAGCCTCCGCTGACCTCGACATTCCAAGAAACAAGGTTTATAAAGAAGCAATTTTATTAGTGAGCGGAAGTAACGTTAGGTAA
- a CDS encoding tetratricopeptide repeat protein codes for MVKKTLIIYFINLLMLLVHPYVSKAQELNYFSPTKIKNYADYLFNEGDYLRAASEYQRYSFTISDSKETALYLVGLSYRKGREYQKAIKNFSDILNDYPDSKLLPSVYYQLSLAYIENMQFMESLSLLHNTIERDNNNKTEMNKLIFLKGVTYLNLKKWDMAIMEFDSINLNNEKESFNDYVKQYRSYSIKGKNLNYKSPTLSGIMSAVIP; via the coding sequence ATGGTAAAAAAGACACTTATTATATACTTTATTAATTTATTGATGCTTCTTGTTCATCCTTATGTTTCTAAGGCACAGGAACTTAATTATTTTTCCCCAACAAAGATTAAAAATTATGCTGATTATTTATTCAATGAAGGAGACTATTTAAGGGCTGCCTCTGAATATCAGAGGTATTCTTTTACAATATCAGATAGTAAAGAAACAGCCTTGTATTTGGTGGGCCTTTCTTATAGGAAAGGTAGGGAATATCAAAAGGCTATTAAAAATTTTTCAGATATATTAAATGATTACCCTGATAGTAAACTGTTGCCTTCTGTTTACTATCAACTAAGCCTTGCTTATATAGAAAATATGCAGTTTATGGAATCATTAAGTTTATTACATAATACGATTGAGAGAGATAATAATAATAAAACGGAAATGAATAAGCTAATCTTTTTAAAAGGCGTCACCTATCTGAACTTAAAAAAATGGGATATGGCAATAATGGAATTTGATTCAATTAATCTTAATAATGAAAAAGAATCATTCAATGATTATGTGAAGCAGTATAGAAGCTATTCAATAAAAGGTAAAAACCTTAACTACAAGAGTCCAACTTTATCTGGAATAATGTCTGCGGTTATTCCATGA
- a CDS encoding DUF3368 domain-containing protein encodes MIVSNSSCLIILDKLGKLALLEKLYTTISIPLAVMNEVFKNKSVPNWIKVVEIKQPIAPRILEKNLGIGESEAIGLSLELYADLLILDDLAARKVAGELGINITGVIGILLEAKEKGLIQNLKEYLDKMLKHDFRISKATYDLAIELAKEK; translated from the coding sequence ATGATAGTCTCTAATTCAAGTTGTCTGATAATCCTTGATAAACTTGGGAAGCTGGCTCTGCTTGAAAAACTTTACACCACGATTTCAATTCCATTGGCGGTAATGAATGAAGTATTCAAAAATAAATCGGTTCCAAACTGGATCAAAGTAGTGGAAATAAAGCAGCCTATTGCACCCAGAATATTAGAGAAGAATCTTGGGATTGGCGAGAGTGAGGCTATTGGTTTAAGCCTCGAATTATATGCTGACCTTTTAATTCTTGATGATCTGGCTGCAAGAAAGGTTGCAGGAGAATTAGGGATAAATATTACTGGTGTTATCGGCATACTTTTGGAAGCAAAGGAAAAGGGGCTGATACAAAATCTGAAAGAATATTTAGATAAAATGCTGAAACATGATTTCAGGATATCAAAAGCAACATATGATTTAGCAATAGAACTGGCCAAAGAAAAGTAA
- a CDS encoding 2-oxoacid:acceptor oxidoreductase subunit alpha produces the protein MPNDLIIRIAGEGGEGVISSGDFLMQAAARLGVEVVTFKTFPSEIKGGYALSQVRVSEEPILSQGDSFNILVAFNGEAYAVNKKSLTPGTVLVYDYPGGDFEPEEHPGVHKYPVPMSKIAKDVLTSYISKNMVALGAVAELFGIGMESLKSSIHDKFIKKGMEMVETNYKAIDAGADYVRKNLKKTDPFMFPTTRPRKDTIILEGNQAVALGALTAGCRFFSCYPITPATSIANYLTELMLQVNGYVYQAEDEIASIGNCVGASFAGVKTMTATSGPGLDLMSELIGLAVMAELPLVIVDVQRGGPSTGMPTKHDQSDLFAACFGSHGDTPKIVLASSDVEENFYMTIEAFNLAEQYQTPVILLTDASLAIRVEAIPTPDPSKIKIVNRTVYQGSIEEGEKFQRYKVTESGVSPIGVPGTFGAAYAATGLEHSEDSGPRTNPETRTMMTEKRWRKIANLENEWKPVEREGDSDADVGIISWGLTQSVVKEAVQRLRAKGLKVAALYPKMLWPLPVKAIESFSASVNKVLVPEANYQGQLAELISAKTSVKPVKFNVFRGEPFIPAEIVKKVEELYELEKAGV, from the coding sequence TTGCCTAACGATCTCATTATCAGAATTGCTGGCGAAGGCGGCGAAGGTGTAATCAGTTCAGGGGATTTTTTGATGCAGGCGGCTGCAAGGCTTGGGGTGGAGGTTGTTACCTTCAAGACCTTTCCCTCAGAGATTAAGGGGGGCTATGCCCTTTCTCAGGTCAGGGTATCTGAAGAACCCATACTTTCACAGGGGGACTCATTTAATATCCTCGTAGCATTTAACGGCGAGGCGTATGCTGTAAATAAAAAGTCCCTTACCCCCGGGACTGTTCTTGTATATGACTATCCCGGCGGTGATTTTGAGCCTGAGGAACATCCTGGCGTCCATAAGTACCCTGTTCCTATGAGCAAGATAGCTAAAGACGTTCTTACCAGTTATATCTCAAAGAACATGGTTGCACTCGGTGCTGTTGCAGAGCTTTTTGGTATTGGAATGGAGAGCCTTAAATCCTCCATTCACGATAAATTTATCAAGAAGGGTATGGAGATGGTTGAAACAAATTACAAGGCGATTGATGCAGGGGCAGATTACGTAAGAAAGAACCTTAAAAAGACTGACCCTTTCATGTTTCCAACTACACGCCCGCGTAAAGATACAATCATACTTGAGGGAAATCAGGCGGTTGCACTCGGGGCGCTTACTGCCGGATGCAGGTTCTTCTCTTGCTATCCGATTACACCGGCTACCTCTATTGCAAACTACCTGACGGAATTAATGCTTCAGGTAAATGGTTACGTTTACCAGGCAGAGGATGAGATTGCATCCATTGGTAATTGTGTTGGGGCCTCTTTTGCAGGCGTTAAGACAATGACCGCAACATCCGGTCCGGGGCTTGACCTGATGTCCGAGTTGATAGGACTTGCGGTCATGGCTGAACTGCCGTTAGTAATTGTTGACGTCCAGCGCGGTGGGCCAAGCACAGGTATGCCGACCAAGCATGACCAGTCAGACCTTTTTGCTGCATGTTTCGGTTCGCATGGCGATACGCCAAAGATTGTTCTTGCGTCATCAGATGTAGAGGAAAATTTCTACATGACTATTGAGGCATTTAACCTTGCTGAACAATATCAGACGCCTGTTATCCTTCTGACTGATGCTTCATTGGCTATACGTGTAGAGGCAATTCCAACACCTGACCCATCTAAGATAAAAATTGTAAACCGTACAGTGTATCAGGGCAGTATTGAAGAAGGTGAAAAGTTTCAGAGATATAAGGTAACAGAGAGCGGTGTATCTCCGATAGGTGTACCGGGAACTTTCGGTGCAGCGTATGCAGCAACAGGTCTTGAACATTCTGAGGACTCCGGCCCAAGGACCAATCCCGAGACCCGTACGATGATGACTGAAAAACGTTGGAGAAAGATTGCGAATCTGGAGAACGAGTGGAAGCCTGTTGAAAGGGAAGGGGATAGTGATGCTGATGTAGGAATTATAAGCTGGGGACTGACCCAATCGGTTGTAAAAGAGGCGGTTCAACGGCTGAGGGCAAAAGGTCTGAAGGTGGCTGCATTATACCCAAAGATGCTGTGGCCTTTGCCCGTAAAGGCAATTGAGTCTTTTTCAGCATCAGTAAATAAAGTGCTTGTTCCTGAGGCCAATTATCAGGGACAGTTAGCAGAGTTAATCAGTGCAAAAACATCTGTGAAACCTGTAAAATTTAATGTATTCAGGGGTGAACCTTTTATACCGGCGGAGATAGTGAAAAAGGTTGAAGAGCTATATGAACTTGAAAAGGCAGGAGTGTAA
- a CDS encoding PAS domain-containing protein: MEQLRIEEQLRHRIVIETMLSDISRLFMSSPDIDLNNVLRIIGECVTANRAYIFEFSKDGRLMSNTYEWCDNKTTPQIGGLQEVDVSIAPWWMAKLKGGENIIIPDIDALPAEASSEKEVLKAQDIHSLVVVPIWSKDGTLTGFMGFDDCENVRSWSEEDVKVLRVVSDIISYHFTHKKAEDALRQSEARLSRAQKIAHLGNWERDIIKDKVTWSDEVYNILGMTSGKFGRTYDLYLDFVHPDDIASVKKSLDDALYAGKPYNIEYRILLPDGSEKVVSSNCEVIFDNNGNPAKLFGTILDITERRRLEEQLMHSQKMEAIGRLAGGIAHDFNNIMTAIIGNADLMQLKLDEGNPLMVFVENIISSSERAVSLTQSLLAFSRKQITSLKPVNVNEIVKKVDKLLLRLIGEDIELHTHESVSEGMVVNADSVQLEQVLINLATNARDAMPKGGLLKISTGMAELDEQFVKAFGYGNPGRYAVICVEDSGMGMDNKTMKKIFDPFFTTKEVGKGTGLGLSIVYGIVKQHKGYVEVSSEPDIGTRFNVYLPLINKEVETPVKKTPVEPEGGNETILIAEDDNDVRGLLKDMLEGFGYKVIEAADGEKAIRLFEQNRKNIHLVILDVIMPGKNGKEAFEKIREIRPDIKTIFMSGYTSNIIDEKGIFKEGLTFIQKPIMANVLLKKVREVLDVNTP; this comes from the coding sequence ATGGAACAACTCAGGATTGAAGAACAGTTGAGGCATCGGATTGTGATAGAGACGATGCTGTCGGATATTTCAAGATTATTTATGTCTTCACCTGATATAGACCTCAATAATGTACTCAGGATAATAGGAGAGTGTGTAACAGCAAACAGGGCATATATATTTGAATTCAGCAAAGACGGCAGATTGATGAGCAATACTTATGAATGGTGCGATAACAAAACAACCCCTCAGATAGGAGGCCTTCAGGAGGTGGATGTTTCAATAGCACCGTGGTGGATGGCTAAACTCAAAGGCGGAGAGAATATTATTATACCGGACATTGATGCACTCCCTGCTGAGGCGTCCTCAGAAAAGGAAGTCCTCAAGGCTCAGGATATACATTCCCTTGTTGTGGTTCCTATCTGGTCAAAGGATGGCACCCTTACCGGTTTTATGGGATTTGATGATTGCGAAAATGTCCGTTCATGGTCTGAGGAGGATGTAAAGGTTCTTCGTGTTGTAAGTGATATAATATCGTATCATTTTACACATAAGAAGGCAGAGGATGCATTAAGGCAAAGTGAGGCAAGGCTTTCACGGGCACAAAAGATTGCACATCTCGGCAACTGGGAGAGAGATATTATAAAAGATAAGGTAACATGGTCTGACGAGGTATATAATATCTTAGGCATGACTTCCGGTAAATTCGGCAGAACTTATGATTTATACTTAGACTTCGTCCATCCTGATGATATTGCATCCGTGAAAAAATCGCTCGATGATGCATTATACGCCGGGAAACCATACAATATTGAGTACAGGATTCTTTTGCCTGATGGTTCTGAGAAGGTCGTTTCTTCAAATTGTGAAGTTATATTTGATAATAACGGCAACCCCGCGAAGTTGTTCGGCACGATACTCGATATTACCGAGAGAAGACGTCTTGAAGAACAACTCATGCATTCCCAGAAGATGGAGGCAATAGGCCGGCTTGCAGGCGGTATTGCCCATGACTTCAATAATATCATGACAGCGATAATAGGAAATGCTGATCTGATGCAGTTGAAGTTGGATGAAGGTAATCCGCTGATGGTTTTTGTTGAAAATATAATTTCATCCTCAGAAAGGGCGGTCAGCCTTACCCAAAGCCTTCTTGCATTCAGCAGGAAACAGATAACCAGTCTAAAGCCGGTAAATGTAAATGAGATAGTAAAGAAGGTTGATAAACTTCTTTTAAGGTTGATTGGTGAGGACATTGAACTCCATACGCATGAAAGTGTTTCTGAAGGAATGGTTGTTAATGCAGACAGTGTCCAGTTGGAGCAGGTTTTAATAAATCTTGCCACTAATGCGCGTGATGCAATGCCTAAAGGCGGCTTATTGAAGATTAGCACAGGAATGGCAGAGTTAGATGAGCAATTTGTAAAGGCTTTTGGTTACGGCAACCCCGGAAGGTACGCTGTTATCTGTGTTGAAGACTCGGGTATGGGGATGGATAACAAGACTATGAAAAAGATATTCGACCCGTTCTTTACTACGAAAGAGGTCGGTAAGGGGACAGGGCTTGGGTTATCAATTGTATATGGGATAGTAAAACAGCACAAAGGCTATGTTGAGGTCAGCAGTGAGCCTGATATTGGAACGAGATTTAATGTGTACCTGCCTTTAATTAATAAAGAGGTTGAAACCCCTGTTAAGAAAACACCGGTTGAACCGGAAGGCGGCAACGAAACCATACTTATAGCTGAGGATGATAATGACGTACGGGGACTCCTGAAAGATATGCTTGAGGGATTCGGATATAAGGTGATAGAGGCGGCAGACGGAGAAAAGGCAATCAGGTTATTTGAACAGAACCGTAAGAATATCCACCTTGTAATCCTTGATGTTATTATGCCGGGGAAAAACGGCAAGGAGGCCTTTGAAAAAATCAGGGAGATTAGACCTGATATAAAGACTATCTTTATGAGCGGGTATACATCAAATATTATTGATGAAAAGGGGATATTCAAAGAAGGACTCACATTTATTCAGAAACCTATAATGGCTAATGTACTTTTAAAGAAGGTAAGGGAAGTACTGGATGTTAACACACCTTAA
- a CDS encoding sigma 54-interacting transcriptional regulator: MFEKIILNCISDGVLTIDLKGNIEYVNKAMQELLGYPEEVLLGNRCEKFIQSNICASDDCILRRSLAQKEKISNYESFVVNKEGRRVPVNINTDILYDDTGNMIGIVEVFRDIAQLKELKERLTDLFQFENIITKDRRMKEILSILPSVAQSKSTVLIQGESGTGKELIAKAIHNNSLRKDKPFVAVNCAAIPDTLIESELFGHVKGAFTGAHQDRVGRFELADNGTIFLDEIGDMSFPTQAKLLRVIQEEKFERVGGSKTIILDVRIIAATNKNLLKEVRDGTFREDLYYRLSVFPITLPPLRDRSEDIPILLTHYIEKFNKEMKKNINNISPQAMKVLLNYFYPGNIRELRNIIEHAFVCSLGNTIMPEHLPSELVHETKKLDISPDGASLNNVEKEWILKVLDKSGWKYQAAARELGISRTTLWRKVKIYGLNHKKRPVHY, from the coding sequence ATGTTTGAAAAGATAATCCTAAACTGCATAAGCGATGGTGTTCTGACCATTGACCTGAAGGGGAATATTGAATATGTAAACAAGGCCATGCAGGAACTTCTTGGGTATCCTGAGGAGGTACTGTTAGGGAACAGATGCGAAAAGTTTATTCAGAGCAATATATGTGCCTCTGATGACTGTATCCTCCGGCGGTCGCTTGCACAGAAAGAGAAAATCTCGAACTATGAGAGTTTTGTTGTCAATAAAGAGGGCAGGCGTGTTCCTGTAAATATTAATACTGACATTTTATATGATGACACCGGAAACATGATAGGCATTGTAGAGGTCTTCAGGGATATCGCCCAGTTAAAAGAGTTGAAGGAGAGGCTTACTGATTTATTTCAGTTTGAAAATATTATAACTAAAGACCGCAGGATGAAAGAGATACTCTCGATTCTTCCCTCAGTTGCACAATCAAAGAGTACAGTGTTGATACAGGGGGAGAGCGGTACCGGCAAAGAGCTTATTGCAAAGGCTATCCATAATAACAGCCTGCGGAAAGACAAACCTTTTGTGGCTGTGAACTGTGCGGCCATACCTGATACGCTTATTGAAAGCGAGTTGTTCGGTCATGTTAAGGGTGCATTCACAGGTGCCCATCAGGACAGGGTAGGGAGGTTTGAACTTGCGGATAATGGAACGATCTTTCTGGATGAAATAGGTGATATGAGTTTTCCTACACAGGCAAAATTACTACGGGTTATTCAGGAGGAAAAGTTTGAGAGGGTCGGAGGGTCAAAAACCATAATTTTAGATGTCCGTATAATTGCTGCTACCAATAAGAATCTGTTAAAAGAGGTAAGAGACGGCACTTTCAGAGAAGACCTCTATTATCGCCTCAGTGTTTTTCCTATTACACTGCCGCCATTGAGGGATCGCAGTGAGGATATTCCAATCCTCCTGACACATTATATTGAGAAGTTTAATAAAGAGATGAAAAAGAATATAAATAACATATCACCGCAGGCTATGAAGGTACTGCTTAATTATTTTTATCCTGGTAATATTCGTGAGTTGCGGAATATTATTGAACATGCCTTTGTGTGCAGCCTTGGAAATACCATAATGCCTGAACATCTTCCAAGTGAATTAGTGCATGAGACTAAGAAGTTGGATATATCACCTGATGGCGCCTCTTTAAACAATGTTGAGAAAGAATGGATACTGAAGGTCCTTGATAAATCAGGATGGAAGTACCAGGCAGCAGCAAGGGAACTTGGTATCAGCCGTACAACCTTGTGGCGTAAGGTTAAGATTTATGGATTGAACCATAAGAAAAGACCTGTTCATTATTGA
- a CDS encoding membrane protein insertion efficiency factor YidD produces MKNYTCKGSLYAILFPGISFFCLCIYICHPQVSNAGSRSNIEFLSLQYNHETFIKPSNESLIEYKETSEAKLFFLKIIHGYQTILSKQDKPSCNFNPSCSRFGKRAIEQFGVIQGILMTSDRLQRCNGYRRYYPIDIKTGLAIDPIEKYALW; encoded by the coding sequence TTGAAGAACTACACATGTAAAGGATCGTTATATGCAATATTATTTCCTGGTATATCCTTCTTTTGCCTTTGTATCTATATTTGCCACCCGCAAGTATCAAATGCCGGCTCCAGAAGTAATATAGAATTCCTCTCCTTACAATATAATCATGAAACCTTTATTAAGCCTTCAAATGAATCTTTAATTGAATATAAGGAAACTTCAGAGGCAAAGTTATTCTTTTTAAAGATAATTCATGGTTATCAAACAATTCTTTCAAAACAGGATAAACCGTCGTGCAATTTCAATCCAAGTTGTTCAAGATTTGGGAAAAGGGCAATAGAACAATTTGGAGTTATCCAGGGGATACTTATGACATCGGACAGGCTTCAAAGATGTAACGGCTATAGAAGATATTATCCAATAGATATTAAAACAGGATTGGCCATTGACCCGATAGAAAAATATGCCTTATGGTAA